One window from the genome of Periophthalmus magnuspinnatus isolate fPerMag1 chromosome 18, fPerMag1.2.pri, whole genome shotgun sequence encodes:
- the LOC117386509 gene encoding LOW QUALITY PROTEIN: H-2 class II histocompatibility antigen, E-S beta chain-like (The sequence of the model RefSeq protein was modified relative to this genomic sequence to represent the inferred CDS: inserted 2 bases in 1 codon; deleted 3 bases in 3 codons), whose protein sequence is MRRTCVCVCALLLLGLQTADGYLQIMTGSCKFNSTDPKDIQYIVSYVYNKLEFIRFDSRVGKFVGYTEIGVKNAAAWNNDPAKLETWRQEKDRYCVYNINNWNDAILSKSVEPYAVLNSAPSAGSXTGVLVCSVYGFYPKDVTVSWTNHHQPLTIGVTSTDPMPDADWYYQLHSQLEYSPRSGDQISCVVEHISLKEPLVLDWEDALSDGDRNKFAIGASGLVLGLVLSLAGFIFYKHKSRGWVMVSRGS, encoded by the exons atGAGaaggacctgtgtgtgtgtgtgtgctctgctgctgctggggcTTCAAACTGCAG ATGGATATTTACAGATTATGACAGGAAGCTGTAAGTTCAACTCCACTGACCCTAAGGACATACAGTACATT GTCTCTTATGTTTACAACAAACTGGAGTTCATCAGGTTTGACAGTCGAGTCGGGAAGTTTGTGGGATACACAGAGATTGGAGTGAAAAACGCAGCGGCGTGGAACAACGATCCTGCAAAGCTCGAGACGTGGAGACAAGAGAAGGACAGATACTGTGTTTACAACATCAACAACTGGAACGATGCCATCCTCTCCAAATCAG TGGAGCCGTACGCGGTGCTGAACtcggcgccctctgctggcag gACAGGGGTTCTGGTCTGCAGCGTCTACGGC TTTTACCCCAAAGACGTCACCGTGTCCTGGACCAACCACCACCAACCCCTGACCATCGGAGTGACCAGTACTGACCCT ATGCCCGACGCAGACTGGTACTACCAACTACACTCACAGCTGGAGTACTCCCCCAG GTCTGGAGACCAGATTTCCTGTGTGGTTGAACACATCAGTCTCAAAGAGCCCCTGGTCCTGGACTGGG AGGACGCTCTCTCGGACGGGGACAGGAATAAGTTTGCCATTGGAgcgtctggtctggtcctgggtcTGGTTCTGTCTTTGGCCGGGTTCATCTTCTACAAACACAAGTCCAGAG GCTGGGTCATGGTCTCTCGTGGTTCCTGA
- the LOC117386510 gene encoding H-2 class II histocompatibility antigen, A-U alpha chain-like: MKLLLQLQVLQVLQVLLLLQYTSAQGFHKDVQITACSDSDKADMTGLDGEVLYYSDFDKQEVVYTLPQFGDSITSPGYYEQSVGNQGICQSNLQVLHEAMKQFPLELDPPGAPLLYPRDHLRPSHPNTLVCQASGFYPAPVHFSWTKDGHNVTRSASVSQAYPQSDGTFTQFSRLDMSPEEGQVYSCALEHPALKGAQRSRLWTVEFQKPSLAPSVFCAVGLTLGLVGVAVGTFFLVKGRQCC; encoded by the exons ATGAAGCTCCTGCTacaactacaagtactacaagtactacaagtactactgctactgcagtACACCTCTGCACAGG GTTTTCATAAGGATGTGCAAATCACTGCCTGTTCAGACTCAGACAAAGCGGACATGACAGGTCTGGATGGAGAGGTGCTGTACTACTCAGACTTTGACAAACAGGAGGTGGTTTACACTCTGCCACAGTTTGGAGATTCAATAACATCCCCGGGTTATTATGAACAGTCTGTGGGTAATCAGGGCATCTGTCAGAGTAACCTGCAGGTTCTCCATGAAGCCATGAAGCAGTTCCCCCTGGAGCTCG ACCCCCCCGGGGCCCCCCTGCTCTACCCCAGGGACCACCTGAGGCCCTCTCACCCCAACACTCTGGTGTGTCAGGCCTCGGGGTTCTACCCCGCTCCTGTCCACTTCTCCTGGACCAAAGATGGACACAACGTGACCCGCTCTGCCTCTGTGTCCCAGGCCTATCCTCAGAGCGATGGGACATTCACACAGTTCTCCAGACTGGACATGTCCCCAGAGGAGGGACAAGTGTACAGCTGTGCACTGGAGCACCCCGCCCTGAAGGGGGCGCAGAGGAGCAGGCTCTGGA CGGTGGAGTTCCAGAAGccctctctagcgccctctgtCTTCTGTGCTGTGGGACTGACTCTGGGGCTGGTGGGCGTGGCCGTCGGGACCTTCTTCCTGGTCAAAGGGAGACAGTGCTGCTGA